A DNA window from uncultured Methanoregula sp. contains the following coding sequences:
- a CDS encoding MBL fold metallo-hydrolase: MQITPAIHALRHPFQVPVAPGTALDRFVYSYLIAGETITLIDSGVAGCERRIFDYIRTIGRDPNEISLLILTHSHPDHIGAARAIRDATGCTVAAHAAERTWIEDIGRQNRERPVPGFDTLVGGPVPLDFELEDGCTIDTDGTAEYEVQVIHTPGHSAGSIALFMPGEGALFSGDAIPVAGDLPVYDDAAGSVRSIRLLRSVQGIRHLLSAWDEPRSGDAVYLQMDRALAHLQRIHTAVLAAAGERDPGMMEVTRKTAEALGLPQQAINPLLARTFAANLKARDSAIFVD; encoded by the coding sequence ATGCAGATCACCCCCGCAATCCATGCACTCCGGCACCCGTTCCAGGTTCCGGTTGCACCCGGCACAGCTCTCGACCGCTTCGTGTACTCGTATCTCATTGCAGGAGAAACTATCACCCTCATCGACAGCGGTGTAGCAGGATGCGAGAGGAGGATCTTCGATTATATCCGGACCATCGGGCGCGATCCAAACGAGATCTCGCTCCTCATCCTGACCCACTCCCATCCCGATCATATCGGGGCGGCCCGGGCGATCCGGGACGCAACAGGGTGCACCGTTGCAGCACACGCGGCCGAGCGGACCTGGATCGAGGATATCGGCCGGCAGAATCGTGAGCGCCCGGTGCCGGGGTTTGACACCCTTGTCGGCGGGCCGGTACCGCTCGATTTCGAGCTCGAAGACGGCTGCACCATTGATACCGACGGAACCGCTGAATACGAAGTCCAGGTGATACATACGCCGGGACATTCCGCCGGTTCGATTGCCCTGTTCATGCCCGGGGAGGGGGCTCTTTTTTCCGGGGATGCCATCCCGGTTGCGGGCGATCTCCCGGTCTATGACGATGCCGCAGGATCCGTGCGATCGATCCGGCTCCTCCGTTCGGTCCAGGGGATCCGGCATCTCCTTTCCGCCTGGGACGAGCCCCGGAGCGGGGATGCAGTCTACCTGCAGATGGACCGGGCACTCGCTCACCTCCAAAGAATTCACACGGCTGTGCTGGCAGCCGCAGGTGAACGCGATCCCGGGATGATGGAAGTTACAAGAAAAACCGCAGAAGCGCTGGGGCTCCCCCAGCAGGCGATAAACCCGCTGCTCGCCCGCACGTTTGCAGCAAACCTCAAGGCACGGGACTCCGCGATCTTCGTCGACTGA